Proteins encoded within one genomic window of Polynucleobacter duraquae:
- a CDS encoding FkbM family methyltransferase, translating into MFKNMIRRIGLSFARFLCKYRGKSFIDAIELNVDSFHRFMNNLDFDMNRNGESRVLRIMSGLNMHCIFDVGSNVGEWAEIASNLNPQAMIHTFEIVPSTHKELLNNLNRLKNIMPNNVGLSNIAGPIKIHIGDASSMSTSCNFEGNPAIEGYYTNSIECKTIRAFDYMTDAKIKAVDFVKIDVEGMDLKVIQGFGEKLKCVRALQFEYGIWNIISHDLLIDFCSLLKQHGFVIGKIFPNQVKFFEYHFNMENFHGSNYLAVRGDEANLIEKMKAFGG; encoded by the coding sequence ATGTTTAAAAATATGATTAGGCGTATAGGTCTTTCGTTTGCTCGCTTTCTTTGTAAATATAGAGGCAAAAGTTTTATTGATGCGATTGAATTAAATGTCGATAGTTTTCATAGATTTATGAATAATCTAGATTTTGATATGAATCGCAACGGAGAGAGTAGAGTCTTGAGGATTATGTCGGGTTTAAATATGCATTGCATATTCGATGTGGGGTCAAATGTGGGGGAGTGGGCTGAAATTGCATCTAATTTAAACCCACAAGCTATGATTCACACTTTTGAAATTGTTCCCAGCACTCATAAAGAGCTTTTGAACAATTTAAATCGGCTGAAAAATATCATGCCCAATAATGTTGGCCTCTCAAATATAGCTGGTCCAATTAAAATACACATTGGCGATGCCTCCTCCATGTCTACATCATGTAACTTTGAAGGTAATCCAGCAATAGAAGGCTATTACACAAATAGTATTGAGTGTAAAACTATTAGAGCCTTTGATTACATGACAGATGCAAAAATTAAAGCAGTAGATTTTGTAAAGATAGATGTTGAAGGCATGGACCTCAAGGTTATTCAAGGATTTGGCGAAAAGTTAAAATGCGTACGAGCTTTACAGTTTGAATATGGGATATGGAATATCATCTCTCATGATTTACTAATAGATTTTTGCTCTCTTTTAAAGCAGCATGGATTTGTTATCGGAAAAATATTTCCTAATCAAGTAAAGTTTTTTGAGTATCACTTCAATATGGAAAATTTTCACGGCTCCAACTATCTTGCAGTAAGAGGTGATGAAGCTAATCTTATAGAGAAAATGAAAGCCTTTGGCGGATAA